AGCAGCCCCGTACTTAAAGCACGGTACATGAACATCGACGCAGCACAGGCTGATGTGATCACTGCAAAGTTGCGCCCCAATCCGACACTGAATAATCAGACTATGCAACTAGTCAGTTCCGATCATTTTGCCGCAGGCACCAGATGGTCTTCCAATCAGAACAGGCAGGTATGGTACCAGGTGACCAAACCGATACAGTGGCCTAATCAGCGTAAGTACAAAATAGAAACGGCCGATAAAGACGTAAAGGTGGCCAGCAACTCCTTCCAGGAAGATCTCCGCAACCTCTCACTGAATGTAGGCTCCAGCTGGATCAATTGCTGGGTACTAAAGAAAAGACTTGCCCTGCTCAATGACAGCCGCACCAACCTGGATACACTGGTAAAGATCAACGAACTGCGTTATAAAGACCAGGTCATCTCACAAACAGATCTGACACGTACAAAGGTATTGCTGGAACAATATGACCTGCAACTGAGTGTATTCACGCAGGATTACCAGAATGAACTACACACCCTGCAGCTATTAACCGGCAACACCACTCCGATGGATATTGATACGACCAGCGAGTTGCCCATGCAGGTACCGGCGGTAACACTGGACAGTCTTATTGCACAGACTTTACAAAACCGCGCCGACGTTGTACTCGCTAAAAGCACGATCGATGAACGAACCAGTAATGCAAGGTATCAACAGGCATTAGCCGTACCACAACCGGAACTCGGCGTGATCTACAATCCGCAGAACTCCGTACCATACATCGGTTTCTATGGCACTATTGACCTGCCTTTCTTCAACAGGAACCAGGGAGAGATCAAAAAGGCACATATCCAGCAGCAACAGGCGCAGCAGGAATTATCCGCCACACAGCGACAGGCACAGACGGAAGTAGTGACGGCCTATAACACCTGGCAACTACAGAAAAAGAACATGGAGAAATACACAGGTATACTTCGTCAGTCGCAGCAGATCCTCAACAATGTGAAATATGCGTATCTGCGGGGTGGCACCAGCATCATCGACTTCCTGGATGCACAGCGCAACTGGTATGACACCAACCTGCTGTACTATGACTCTCTTCAGGCATACTATCAGAGCTACATACAACTATTATTTGCTACAGGCCTAATAAACCAATTATAATATGCAACGCATCACTTACTACTTCTTCGCAGTTGCACTCCTGCTGGCAGGATGTAAACATACAACCACACCAACGGTGACTGTTACAGAAGACCCTTCTCCCGTAGTCACCAATAACGGAGAACAGATCACCTTTCCGGATACCGCAGCTTCAAATTTCTTCGCTGTCGAAGCAGTCGGCGACTCAGCACTCAACGGTACGTTACATGCACCGGGCAAGGTAGCTGCGACCGTCGTACGTGCTGATGAAGGCGGACAAAACATTGTACTGTTTGATGATGCTGGTCTGAACAGTGACTATTCACAACTGATCCAGCATAAGATCAATATCAATCATATACAACAGATCAATATCAATCAGCGTAAAATAGAACTTGACCGTACGCAGGACCTGTATGATCATGGCGCTGCCAGCGGAAGAGACATCCTGGAAGCAAAGTCTAACCTCTCCATGGAGCAGACCAACCTGGCCAATGAGAAGACACAGCTGATAGAACATGAATCAGGATTAAAAGCAGCCGGCTTTGATCCGGAAGCATTACGCAGCGCCAGTCAGGGATCCGTATATATCATCTGTGATATTCCAGAGAATCAGCTGAACAATGTGAAGAAAGGTGCTCCCTGTTCCATCGTACTGTCATCATTCCCCGATAATACTTACAATGGTAAAGTAGAAGACATCGCTGATGTAATAGACGATGCGACCCGCATGATCAAACTGCGTATCAAACTGACGATCCCCGATACGCAGATCCGCGCCGGCATGTTTGCTACTGTGACGTTTCAGGTACATAGCGACAATCAGGGCATCAATATCAGCCGGGATGCGCTGGTCACTTCCGAAGGACAGAACTATGTATTTGTGCGTACAGCACCCAATACCTTTACCAGAAGAGAGATACGTACCGGTCAGCAGATAGGCGACCGTATAGCAGTTTACAGCGGATTAAAGAACGGCGAAAGTGTAGTGATCAAAGGTGTCATGCAACTGAAAGGTCTGAGCTTCGGTTACTAATCACCCTCCTTCCATATAACATTCATATTAACACCAGCACCCCATGCTACAGGCACAGATATTCATAGACAAAGACGAAGTACACGGCACACAGCCCCTGTATGAATTTATCATACAGTTCCTCCTCAAACAGAACGTGGCAGGAGCAACCGCCTTCCGTGGCGTGATCGGATTCGGAGAACACCATCAGCTAAAAAGACCGGACAGCCTGTTCAGCTTTGATGAACCACCGATGCTTATCACTTTCATTGACGAAAACGAAAAAGTACTGAATGCACTCACCGCCCTGCGCACGCAGGTGAGCAGCGGCTTTATCGTGATCAGTAAAGTAGCGCGTTTTCAAATATAATGACCGACTGAAACAGACATCCCATGATTCGCAATCTTTTAATATTCTCGCTCAAAAACAGATGGGTGGTCATCCTGATGGGACTAGGCCTGATGGGCATCGGCTACTGGTGCTTTACCCAACTGAAAATAGAAGCCTACCCGGACATTGCTGACACAAATGTCATCATCGTAGCACAATACCCCGGCAGGGCAGCCGAAGAAGTAGAGCAACAGGTAACCATCCCTATAGAAAGAGCTTTACAGAATACCCCCAATGTACTCGACCGCAGGAGCCGTACTATCTTTGGCCTCAGCGTTGTACAGCTGACATTTACTGACGGTACGGACGACTACTTCGCCCGCCAGCAGGTCAATGAAAGGCTGGCCACCGCTGAACTGCCGGACGGTGTTGCGCCCGAACTGGCACCGCTCACTACTGCCGTAGGAGAGATACTCCGGTATGTGGTCGAGGCACCACCACAATTTACACCTACAGATATACGGGACCTGCAGGACTGGGTCATTAAACCGGCCCTGCTACAGGTCCCCGGCATCGCAGACATTACGACATTTGGAGGTCCACTGAAACAGTTTCATATACTCACTGCACCCGATAAACTACGCAAGTTTGACCTGACTATGCAGGACGTCATTAATGCCGTGCAGCAAAACAATCAGAACACCGGTGGTAATATCATCAACCGCGGTGAACAGGGCTTCGCTGTACGTGGACTAGGGGCGGTTAAAACAGAGCAGGATATCCAGAATATTGTACTGAAAGCGGTGAATGGTATGCCCGTATACCTGCGGGATGTGGCGACCGTAGAAGTAGCCCCACCTCCACCCAGTGGTGTGATGGGATATACTATCAATGCGACGAAGACCAATGTCAGCAATGGTGTGGAAGGGATCATCCTGCTTCGCAGATATGAGAACCCAAGCGAAGTATTAAAAGCGCTGAAAGCAAAGATGCAGGACCTGGAACAGAATGATCTGCCTAAAGGCGTACACCTGCGCACATTATACGATCGTAGTTTCCTGATAGACCACTCACTCGAAACAGTTGGTCACACCTTACTGGAAGGCGTGTCTATCGTGGTCATCATCCTGATCTTCTTCCTGGGTAGTTTGCGAAGTGCATTGGTAGTGGCGCTGACCATTCCATTCTCACTGTTATTCGCTTTCATACTGATGCGTATCACCGGTATACCAGCTAACCTGCTGTCACTGGGTGCCATTGACTTTGGGATCATAGTAGACGGAGCCTGTGTCATGGCGGAACACCTGATACGAACCTATCGCACCGCATCACCGGAAGAGAAAAAGAAAGGCATTATTGCCCTGACTTTACGTTCTTCACAGGAAGTCGGCAGAGAGATCTTCTTCTCCGTCACCATCATCATTCTGGCGTATATGCCTATTCTGCTGATGACCCGTGTGGAAGGTAAACTGTTCTCACCGATGGCGCTGACACTGGCATTCGCCGTGGTCGGTTCCATGCTGGCGGCGCTGACGCTCATCCCCGTACTGATCTCCTTTGCCTTTAAAAAAGCATTTAACAATACAGACAAACCGATGAAAGCACACCGGAATGTGGTGCTGGACTTTCTGTCCAACCAGTATTCCCGTGTACTGGCCGGGGTGATGAAATGGCCGAAGGTAACCGTGCTGGGGGGCTTTTCCATCGTGATACTACTGGTATTGCTGGGAGGTAGTCTGGGGTCAGAATTCCTGCCGGAACTGGACGAAGGTTCAATCTTCCTCCGTGGCAATTTCCCGGCAGGTATTACCATACAGGAAAATGCGAAATACGCTCCGAAGATCAGGGAGGTGATCGCTAAATATCCACAGATCTCTTTTGTGATCACACAGGCAGGCCGTAATGATGACGGTACCGATCCATTTCCTTCCAACAGGAATGAGATACTGGTGGGACTAAAGGATTACAGTCTGTGGAGTGATACGATCTCCAAAAAGACACTGGTGACCAACATCCGCCATGACCTGGAAAAAGCGATGCCTTCCGTGCAGTTCTCTTCCGGTCAGCCGATCATCGACCAGGTGATGGAGATCGTAACAGGTAGCGCGGCCGATCTGGCGATCTCGATCGTAGGAGACGACCTGACCATGATGCGGGCCAAAGCCGACACGATCGCTAACCTGGTGAAACATATGAAAGGTGCGGAATCGGTGAACATAGAACAGGAAGGTCCTTCGGAGCAGATCGCGATCAACATCAACCGGGAGAATGCTGCCCGCTTTGGTATCAATGTAGCCGATATCCAGGGTATGATAGAGGCAGCAATAGGCGGTAAAGCGATTTCTACGTTGTATGACGGCACTAAACGTTACGATGTGGTCATCCGTTACCTGCCGGGAGAACGTAACACTATTGAGTCTGTAAAGAACCTTCAGGTGCCTTCCGCTACCGGTGCACTGATCCCGATGAACCAGCTGGCGGATATTTCCTATGTACAGGGACAGACCAATATCTACCGGTATAACAACAAGCGCATGGTGACCGTACGTACGAATATCCGGGGTCGCGATCAGGGTGGATTTGTGAAAGAGATCGGCGATAAGATCAATCAGCAGCTTTATCTGCCCAAAGGATATTCCATTGTCTATGGCGGACAATATGAGAACCTGGAACGGGCGGGCAAGCAGTTATCTCTCACCATCCCGATGACGATCATCATGGTATTCCTGGTACTGTTCATTCTGTTCAGGAACATGCCGCAGACGTTCGTTACCGTGAGCTGTATATTGTTTGCACTGGCGGGGGGTATAGTCGCACTGTTCATCCGGGGCTATCATTTCAATGTCTCTGCAGGAGTGGGATTCGTGAGCATCTTTGGTATTTCCGTGATGTCAGGAGTATTGCTGGTATCAGCGATCAACCGGCTTCGGCTTAAACCGGACCAGACCTTACAACAAAGCGTACTCCTGGGGTCAAAGGAACAGCTGAGCGCATTATTATCCATCCTGATCGTGGCCATTGCGGGTCTTATACCAGCAGCGACATCTTCAGGCATCGGATCTGATGTACAGCGTCCACTGGCCACAGTGATCATAGGCGGGCTGACAAGCACCCTGCTGTTCGCCCCATTACTGATACCTCCCCTGTATTGGTGGGTAGAGCGGAACCGGGCAGTTAAGAAGGCAGTAAAGACAGACTTATCGGAATAGCAAACTATGACAGGCAGGCAAAAAAAAAGGGCTGCAGGATCGATTGATCTGCAGCCCTTTGTATTTTTAAGCGGGATATACTATTCAGTAATGATCTCGCATTTGATCTTTGCATTGGCTTCTACTTTCTTGGCAATAGCAGCACCCCCTTCTTTTACCAGGCATACAGAGAAGTTTTCATCTTCTACTTTTGCGACAGCGATCTTACCAAGGGTTCTTTTTCTGTGCATTTTCTTACCGTCTACAGTCAGATCGGTGATCTCATACACGCGGAACTCATCATGTTCTTTCAGACCAGCGAGGCTACCTGCTACGATCAGTACGCGGATGGCTTCACCAGCAGCGTTCTTTTCTTCTACCTGTGCGATAGAAACAGGATTCTTCAGGTTTTCACGAATGAACTTGTCGATACCAGGTGTAAGTTCTTTCATTGCGTCATCAAAAGCATGTTTACCTTTTCCGGCAGCATTGAAGCGGGTGGTGGCCACTTCTTCACCTGAACTGACATCTACAATAGCGATGTCAAATAATAATTCCGCGGTTGTTGTATTGGTGATTCCCAGTGGGAGGTCGGATGGCTTTGTTTCTACATTGGCTTTCAACACATTACCAGTTACAATATACTGGGCGCCCAGTGATTGTGCCTGTGCCAGGGCACTGGCGTCCTGTCCTTCCTGTCCTACTCCTGCCCTTACCTGGTTCAGTTTATCTTTTTCTAATAGGGAAAAACCTCTCACTTTCAGGGTAGCATCGTATACAACATCCTGTATAGCCGTTACGTATTCAGTTCTACCACTACTTTTGAAAGACGCAACACCGATGAGGTTTTTGGTTTGAGCGAAAGCAGATGAGAAAGCAACAATGCCGCATAAAACGGATAATACTCTTTTTGTCATGGCTAGGTATTAGTTTGAAATAGCGTCCAAAAATAACGACTATTCCTTTTACATATATTTTTTTATGATAAAATGAACCTAACCGGCACGTTGATCTTGTTTCACAGGCAGGATAATTTTAAACGTAGCGCCTTCTTTTTCACGGCTTTGTGCAGTGATCAGGCCATTGTGCTTATCGATGATCTTCCTGGTGACTGCCAGTCCGATACCGGTCCCTTCATATTTATCTTTCGTATGCAAACGCTGAAAGAGGATAAATATTTTGTCCAGGTATTTTTCATCGAAGCCGATCCCGTTATCTGAGATGGAAATGGTGACATAAGGCCCCTGCGGGTCTTCCACACTGTCAAACCGTTTTTCCCTGATACGGGTACCGGCTATATTAATCACCGGTTGTACGTCTTTGCGGGAGAATTTAAATGCATTACTTAACAGGTTCTGGAATACCTGACGGAGTTGTCCTGGTACCGCCTCTATGACTGGTAAATTGGTCAGTGTTACCCTGGCGTGTTTTTCCTGTATCATTATTTCAAGATCGGAAAGTATCTCGTTGATGATCACCTTCAGGTCTACCTGCTCGAAGAAGCTGGCCTGCGACAAACGGGAGAAACGCAGCAGGTCATCTATCAGGTTGGCCATACGGGAAGAGGAACTGATGATGCGGGTCAGGTAGTCTTTTGCCTTATCCTCCATAGTGGCCTGATACCTGTCTTTCAACATGTTACCAAACATATGGATCTTACGTAGTGGTTCCTTCAGGTCATGAGATGCGACAAACGCATATTGCTGTAACTCGGCATTGCTGGCCTCGAGGTCTTCATTGGCACGTTTCAGTTCCAGGGTGCGCTCTTCGATACGCTGCTCCATGATCTCTGCAGCCAGCTTCTGCTCATGAATATCCGTACTGGTACCTACCAGTACACTGGACCTGCCCTCCATGTCCTTCTGCACCCTTGTACGGTGCAGGAACCAGTGATAAACGCCGTTGCTATCCCGGATACGCATTTCAATGGAGAAGTCCTGCTTGCTTTTCACCGCATGATCCCACCGCGTTTGCCAGTTGGCAATATCATCGGGGTGGATAATGCTTTCCCACAGTTCTTCCTGTAATACGGCCAGTGTTTTACCGGTATATATGATAAACTGTTCGTTAACAAAATTGATCTGACCATCAGCCTCTGAGGTCCAGAGGATCAATGGCATAGCCTCTGCCAGGAAGCGCTTTTCTTCCTTATTGGCAATGACCTGTTCTTCTGCCTGACGGAGGTTGGTCACATCCATCATAGAGCCCAGCATACGGTAAGGCGTATTATATTCATCCAGCAGGAGGTAGCCACGGTCTAATACGTGTGCATAACTACCGTCGGAACGTCTTAACCGGTAGCCTTCTGTCCATTGGTTCTGTTTGGCATTAATAGCGCGGGAAATACTGCCTTTTACCCGGTCACGGTCATCCGGATGGATATTCTCCTGCCAGAAGGTGCGGCTGTTGGAGCCTTCTTTCTGATAGCCATATACCGTATAAAAGTTATCGCTCCACCATACGTTGTTATTGGTGAGGCTCCAGTCCCAGATCGTATCATTGGTGGCTTTGGATACCAGGCGGAAACGCTCTTCACTCATCGTCAGTTCGCGCGTCCTTTCCAGTACTTTATATTCCAGTTCACTGTTCAGGTTACGGAGGCTTTCCCTCGCCTGTACCAGCTCATTATAGTTACGTCTCAGCCGGTCTTCTGCGTCCTTCTTTTCGGTCACGTCGGAGCAGGTGATCACGATATTACCTTCCTGTGTTTTTACACTGGACAGCTCATACCATGCGTCCTGCTCTCCGCGCTCCAGGTGAAACTCCGTGCGGAGTACAGTGCCTAGTTCCACCACCTGCACATACTTTTCAAACAATCCGTGATCTACCATCTCTGGCATGGATTGTTTCATCGATGGATATTTCTGTGAAGTCACTTCTTTTCCGAGGAATCGCAGGCCTTCGTTGTTTGCAGCCAGCAAACGGAAATCTGTCACTATCCCCGCATCATTTCTCACGGCTTTAAATGCCATGATCGCATTGGTACTGGCATTAAACACCCCTTTCAGGAGCATATCCAGCTCCTTGATCGCTGTGATGTCCACAAAAGTGATCACGACCCCATCGGTATGTTTATCCTGACGGATATAGGGCAGGATCTTCATCAGATGCATATTGCCATTGCTCAGCATCATTTCCTTCTCCACGGTACGTTTCGTCCTGATCACTGTCTGGATATCGTCCATCATACTATCCTGCTGGATATTGGTAGAGATATGATTGATCGGGCGACCAATATCAGAAGGAATGAGGTTGATCATTTTCACCGCTGCCTGATTAAACTTACGGATACGCATATGCCCATCAACAAACACCTGTCCGATGTCCGTACTCCGGAAATAGTTATCCATGTCATCATTCAGCTCTATCAGCTCCTTGATCTTTAGCTGATGTTCTGTATTCAGGGTATGCAGCTCTTCGTTGAGTGATTGCAGTTCCTCGTTACTGGACTGCAGTTCCTCATTCGCAGAAAGTAATTCTTCATTGCTGGACTGTAGCTCCTCATTGGACGTTTCCAGTCCTTCGATGGCCATCTGGAGGTTGGTACGGGTTTCTCCCAGTTCCGCTTCCAGCGACAGGATATGTTCCTTTACATCTGCCGGCTGGGCATGTGTATCCGGCGCATCGTTATGTACACCCACTTTTTCATGATCCTCCTGGAAGACGATCATCATGTGCTGGTTATTACCCATACCTGGTTTAATCAGTAGATTGACCACTCTTAAACCTTCCGGCGTGCTTATTTTCACCCCTTTGATCTGTGATTTTTTCCCGGTTGTCCAGGCTTGTCTCAGGGCGATGTTAAGTGCCATAGACAGATCGGCCGGGACCATTTTCAGCAGGTTCAGATGCAGCTTTTTCTCCGGCAGGGAAAGGTATTTTTTGTAATTGCCCAGGGCCTCGATGATCTCGTAAGATTTATCGACATAGACAGCGGCGAAGCCAAAGTCCTCTGCGATCACCTCACGGAATTCTTCCTGCAGGGTGCTGGTTTGCTTTTCTGTCATGGTGATGCGTCCGTTGTTACCACCACGGATGTCACGGGTCTGACGGATATATTCCAGCGGACTATAAAGATTATCTGGCAGGGAAGCACGGGAGTTATCCGTTTTCCGGTACAACTTCCATTTCTGGTTCACTTCTTCCAGTCCCCCCCGGATGAGGGACGCTGATTCACTAGGCCCGAGGAAGAGGTAACCTCCTGTGTTCAGGGCAAAATGAAGCGAGGACAATACCTGCCGTTGCAACACGTTTTCCATGTATATCAACATGTTGCGACAGGTCACGAGGTCGTTTTTAATGAAGGGAGGGTCCTTCAGTATATTATGACGCGCAAAGACGATCTGCTTGCGCAGTCGTGGCACGATCTGATATTGTTTTTCTTCCCTGATGAAATACTTTTTCAGGAAAGAAGGGTCTATTTCTTTCAGGACAGCTGCCGGATATGTTCCTCTGGCAGCAAATTCCACCGCATTACTGTCTATATCAGTAGCGAATATTTTTACGTCCAGCCATTTGTTCTTTTCCTGCAGGCATTGATCCAGGAGCATGGCCAGTGAATAGGCCTCCTCTCCTGTACTACAGGCAGTGACCCATATCTTGAGAATAGCGCCTTCTTCTTTCTCATCTATCAACCGGTTAAGTACCTGCTCTTTTAAAATATCGAAGGCATGCTTATCTCTGAAGAAGCGGGTAACGCCTATCAGGAAGTCCTTGGCGAGTGCTTTACTTTCATCTTCACTTGTCCGCAATATCTGCAGGTATTCCTCCAGACTTTTCACATTAAACTGCGCCATTCGCTTAGCGATACGGCGGGTAATGGTAGGCGGTTTATAATGATTAAAATCCTGTCCGCTATGCTCACGTACCAGCTGGAAGACTTCTGACAGCATCTCCTCATCTATCGTACCATTAAAGACCTGCACCGGCATATCCTGGATGTAATTATAGATCTCCCCAGGCATAAATTCAGGAGCCAGGACATAATCCATATTTTCAGAGCTGATCACGCTGCGGGGCATGCCATCAAACTTGGCGGTCTCGGGGTCCTGGACCATGACCATACCACCTGCCTTTTTAATAGCAGCAGCACCTTTGGTACCATCAGTACCTGTACCGGAAAGGATGATACAGATGGCATTTCTGCCTTTATCTTTCGCAAGTGAAAAAAGGAAGGTATCAATAGCTGTATTGGGGGCTTTCTCAACAGGTTTCTGTACCAGTCTGAGACGTCCCTGCTCTACAATGATCTCTTTATTATTAGGAATAACGTATACACAGTCATTCTCTATAGCCATGTCCTCTTCGACCTCCCTCACCTGCATATTCGTATGCTTGGACACCAGTTCCACCAGCAGACTTTTATAATCCGGAGACAGGTGCTGAATGATGACAAATGAGAGGTTGCCGTATTCCGGCATATTATCAAAGAATTCATGGATGGCTTCAAGACCACCAGCAGAGGCTCCTATTGCTACTATGTAGTTCGCTTTCTTCATTCAATTATTTAATCCATAACTATTTTCATACCAAGAATCCAGACGTCACTCAATCCAGTCCCCTGATGATGAACTCCAGAACGAAA
The DNA window shown above is from Chitinophaga agri and carries:
- a CDS encoding TolC family protein, with product MKRAIALAVATLALSCIGIVATAQTSYSLSAALDTARTSSPVLKARYMNIDAAQADVITAKLRPNPTLNNQTMQLVSSDHFAAGTRWSSNQNRQVWYQVTKPIQWPNQRKYKIETADKDVKVASNSFQEDLRNLSLNVGSSWINCWVLKKRLALLNDSRTNLDTLVKINELRYKDQVISQTDLTRTKVLLEQYDLQLSVFTQDYQNELHTLQLLTGNTTPMDIDTTSELPMQVPAVTLDSLIAQTLQNRADVVLAKSTIDERTSNARYQQALAVPQPELGVIYNPQNSVPYIGFYGTIDLPFFNRNQGEIKKAHIQQQQAQQELSATQRQAQTEVVTAYNTWQLQKKNMEKYTGILRQSQQILNNVKYAYLRGGTSIIDFLDAQRNWYDTNLLYYDSLQAYYQSYIQLLFATGLINQL
- a CDS encoding efflux RND transporter periplasmic adaptor subunit, which codes for MQRITYYFFAVALLLAGCKHTTTPTVTVTEDPSPVVTNNGEQITFPDTAASNFFAVEAVGDSALNGTLHAPGKVAATVVRADEGGQNIVLFDDAGLNSDYSQLIQHKININHIQQININQRKIELDRTQDLYDHGAASGRDILEAKSNLSMEQTNLANEKTQLIEHESGLKAAGFDPEALRSASQGSVYIICDIPENQLNNVKKGAPCSIVLSSFPDNTYNGKVEDIADVIDDATRMIKLRIKLTIPDTQIRAGMFATVTFQVHSDNQGINISRDALVTSEGQNYVFVRTAPNTFTRREIRTGQQIGDRIAVYSGLKNGESVVIKGVMQLKGLSFGY
- a CDS encoding DUF190 domain-containing protein, producing the protein MLQAQIFIDKDEVHGTQPLYEFIIQFLLKQNVAGATAFRGVIGFGEHHQLKRPDSLFSFDEPPMLITFIDENEKVLNALTALRTQVSSGFIVISKVARFQI
- a CDS encoding efflux RND transporter permease subunit produces the protein MIRNLLIFSLKNRWVVILMGLGLMGIGYWCFTQLKIEAYPDIADTNVIIVAQYPGRAAEEVEQQVTIPIERALQNTPNVLDRRSRTIFGLSVVQLTFTDGTDDYFARQQVNERLATAELPDGVAPELAPLTTAVGEILRYVVEAPPQFTPTDIRDLQDWVIKPALLQVPGIADITTFGGPLKQFHILTAPDKLRKFDLTMQDVINAVQQNNQNTGGNIINRGEQGFAVRGLGAVKTEQDIQNIVLKAVNGMPVYLRDVATVEVAPPPPSGVMGYTINATKTNVSNGVEGIILLRRYENPSEVLKALKAKMQDLEQNDLPKGVHLRTLYDRSFLIDHSLETVGHTLLEGVSIVVIILIFFLGSLRSALVVALTIPFSLLFAFILMRITGIPANLLSLGAIDFGIIVDGACVMAEHLIRTYRTASPEEKKKGIIALTLRSSQEVGREIFFSVTIIILAYMPILLMTRVEGKLFSPMALTLAFAVVGSMLAALTLIPVLISFAFKKAFNNTDKPMKAHRNVVLDFLSNQYSRVLAGVMKWPKVTVLGGFSIVILLVLLGGSLGSEFLPELDEGSIFLRGNFPAGITIQENAKYAPKIREVIAKYPQISFVITQAGRNDDGTDPFPSNRNEILVGLKDYSLWSDTISKKTLVTNIRHDLEKAMPSVQFSSGQPIIDQVMEIVTGSAADLAISIVGDDLTMMRAKADTIANLVKHMKGAESVNIEQEGPSEQIAININRENAARFGINVADIQGMIEAAIGGKAISTLYDGTKRYDVVIRYLPGERNTIESVKNLQVPSATGALIPMNQLADISYVQGQTNIYRYNNKRMVTVRTNIRGRDQGGFVKEIGDKINQQLYLPKGYSIVYGGQYENLERAGKQLSLTIPMTIIMVFLVLFILFRNMPQTFVTVSCILFALAGGIVALFIRGYHFNVSAGVGFVSIFGISVMSGVLLVSAINRLRLKPDQTLQQSVLLGSKEQLSALLSILIVAIAGLIPAATSSGIGSDVQRPLATVIIGGLTSTLLFAPLLIPPLYWWVERNRAVKKAVKTDLSE
- a CDS encoding CheR family methyltransferase, whose amino-acid sequence is MKKANYIVAIGASAGGLEAIHEFFDNMPEYGNLSFVIIQHLSPDYKSLLVELVSKHTNMQVREVEEDMAIENDCVYVIPNNKEIIVEQGRLRLVQKPVEKAPNTAIDTFLFSLAKDKGRNAICIILSGTGTDGTKGAAAIKKAGGMVMVQDPETAKFDGMPRSVISSENMDYVLAPEFMPGEIYNYIQDMPVQVFNGTIDEEMLSEVFQLVREHSGQDFNHYKPPTITRRIAKRMAQFNVKSLEEYLQILRTSEDESKALAKDFLIGVTRFFRDKHAFDILKEQVLNRLIDEKEEGAILKIWVTACSTGEEAYSLAMLLDQCLQEKNKWLDVKIFATDIDSNAVEFAARGTYPAAVLKEIDPSFLKKYFIREEKQYQIVPRLRKQIVFARHNILKDPPFIKNDLVTCRNMLIYMENVLQRQVLSSLHFALNTGGYLFLGPSESASLIRGGLEEVNQKWKLYRKTDNSRASLPDNLYSPLEYIRQTRDIRGGNNGRITMTEKQTSTLQEEFREVIAEDFGFAAVYVDKSYEIIEALGNYKKYLSLPEKKLHLNLLKMVPADLSMALNIALRQAWTTGKKSQIKGVKISTPEGLRVVNLLIKPGMGNNQHMMIVFQEDHEKVGVHNDAPDTHAQPADVKEHILSLEAELGETRTNLQMAIEGLETSNEELQSSNEELLSANEELQSSNEELQSLNEELHTLNTEHQLKIKELIELNDDMDNYFRSTDIGQVFVDGHMRIRKFNQAAVKMINLIPSDIGRPINHISTNIQQDSMMDDIQTVIRTKRTVEKEMMLSNGNMHLMKILPYIRQDKHTDGVVITFVDITAIKELDMLLKGVFNASTNAIMAFKAVRNDAGIVTDFRLLAANNEGLRFLGKEVTSQKYPSMKQSMPEMVDHGLFEKYVQVVELGTVLRTEFHLERGEQDAWYELSSVKTQEGNIVITCSDVTEKKDAEDRLRRNYNELVQARESLRNLNSELEYKVLERTRELTMSEERFRLVSKATNDTIWDWSLTNNNVWWSDNFYTVYGYQKEGSNSRTFWQENIHPDDRDRVKGSISRAINAKQNQWTEGYRLRRSDGSYAHVLDRGYLLLDEYNTPYRMLGSMMDVTNLRQAEEQVIANKEEKRFLAEAMPLILWTSEADGQINFVNEQFIIYTGKTLAVLQEELWESIIHPDDIANWQTRWDHAVKSKQDFSIEMRIRDSNGVYHWFLHRTRVQKDMEGRSSVLVGTSTDIHEQKLAAEIMEQRIEERTLELKRANEDLEASNAELQQYAFVASHDLKEPLRKIHMFGNMLKDRYQATMEDKAKDYLTRIISSSSRMANLIDDLLRFSRLSQASFFEQVDLKVIINEILSDLEIMIQEKHARVTLTNLPVIEAVPGQLRQVFQNLLSNAFKFSRKDVQPVINIAGTRIREKRFDSVEDPQGPYVTISISDNGIGFDEKYLDKIFILFQRLHTKDKYEGTGIGLAVTRKIIDKHNGLITAQSREKEGATFKIILPVKQDQRAG